Part of the Paroedura picta isolate Pp20150507F chromosome 3, Ppicta_v3.0, whole genome shotgun sequence genome is shown below.
AAGTATTCTGTTCTGATCTGACTATTCCACCCATTAATTTTATTACATCTTTCCTTCGAGGACCATACATGGTTCTTCTTTATTTTATCCTTAAGGTAACTCTGGTTTCCAATTCATTATGGTAATTCTGGAAGTATGTTGTACTTGTTTTGATAGATACTTTGAcaatttccgcatggaggggtaaaacacgagtggcttcctgcttgcaaatgcgggatggtaaatcttgcgttTACAGtcttcctcacagggagacctctcccacattttctctctgccccaACATGGCTTTTTACCTCCatacaaggctgcaagggaaagcaacatgaacttctccctccgttccttggcttgtcaataacagcaagccaccaatcacagcagagtagttctctcgtggactgaaactttctcccccgcccaagccctgaaattaattttattgttaaAAAGGCATTTCCCTGTtgttatgcagtaatgccacaacacagatgcattttaaataaaaatcatcaCTGCCATGTTGCTATGGTGAAGAACCAGAACGTACAGCATTCTTCCCTTTTTTGGGATCCGTgttcttttgcactttatttctgtctgggaggatttctgagatgctgaacatggtccctagaGGCCAAAATGACTGTGTTAATAACTGGCTTAAAAACAGAGCACTCAGGCCCCTGTATTGGGAGAAGTATGCCCGATCACCAGGCTCCatatttcccagctcatttcccaccttcagaaaacagaaactgagctgtttttgcctgcctgagttgtgagaaggctggacatggtccctggagcccaaaaagacagtTTGTGTATGATCAAGAGAAGGCTGCCCAatcaccctcccccctttccctcaagggattgtgttttgcctgcctgatctcaaaaaagaccatggacactttaaagaaaaatttattttacttttgacaatgTAAGTTTGCGGTCACACTGCAACACAgaccgtgccattaaaaaaaaatacttggagcaagaaatggagaggggagggcaggagcaagggcaggacaatgctgcaaagactattgcacctttccccctccatatggccTTGCCACTGATTGCTCagtggttgctcaccaatgggatgtgcgatttagggatgtaaatccagttatGGCAATTCCTGAAACAGtgggttaaaaatggccaaaactcaatcCAGCTACTGGAcaaccttgggatgcaggcaatatCATAttgagggggctctaaaagccaccaacatttacaggctgtccaggggcagattcctcgtggGGAAATAGTCTTTTAATAAAACCTGTTAAACTGTGGACAGGGGAACCTTTCtaagaagaaaagattttaaaaatcatcttgaTGAAATTATTCCCTCAAGATACTACACAAGGATTTGTGCTGAttacaaaacaaagagaaatgattttatttaatttcttttattCTATCAGGGAATCAAGACAATATTTTTGCATCACAACATCACAAGAAGGCCCGTCTTCTATTCAAGAACAATGCTTCTGTATTAAGACTTCTAATATTTGCCCTGGGAAGATGCCAAGAGAAAAATAAGACTTAGGTTCATGATACCAATGAGTTATTGCATGAAACCTTTTAGAAATAAGGCAATCAGTAAATTagaacatttttttcaaaaaaagaagagaaagctttactacaccagcatggtgtattggttaagagtagcggctttaagtctggcaagccaggtttgattccctgcttctcctccttatgcagccagtTGTGTGTCCTTGGTTTCATCAAAGCCATGAAaatgctgttttgaccgagcagtaatatcagggctctctcagccccacctacctcacagggtgtctgttgtggggagaagaagggaatatgattgtaagccgctttgagactctttctggcagtgaaaagcggggtataaaaaccatctcttctttttttgctggGGCTAAGTGCTACTGCCAGTGTATGATCTGTACTCAAGAATGTATAACCTTCATATTATAATAAATTAAAGTCATTTCTATCCTATGCTCTTTTTTGTATGAACCCAAGGCAAGTTAGACTTAAATCTCTTGGAGCATATTTGATAATGGCTTAGCTGCTTTTCCTGGATCCTaataccccacccccaaagcagcattTGGGGCTGGAGTGGAAGTAGAGAGGTAGAAGAGTCATGCCCCACCAATGAAAGGATTGTTGTCAGTAGAAAAGTTCCAAGTTATAGACTGTAAGAAGAATGAGGCAAGAGCAATAAGGATCTTGTTGATATGTGGGGTTTGAAGAGTTTACTGCTTAGTTATAAATGTTCCTGTTAACAATGTTGCTTACTGAACATAAAATGCTGCCTGGGAGCTATGAAGCTAATCTAGCACTGTTTTTAACCACATTTTTGTTTAGAGTTTCAACGTTATATTCCTctaatcttaattccagtgtttgattctttgagttcagtctctctcataatgatctctgcatataagtttaacagaaaggggaaaaaaacaacaaccttggtgcactcctttctctaatttgaaccagtcagtgtcaccaaatggtgtatgtacaatggcttcttggtttgcgtacAGTgattgcatcagtttgatcaaatgcattgGTACCCCCAAAATTTGGATTTTGGATGGATCTCtatatctgctttattgactacaagaaagattttgattgtgtggattacaacaaattgtgggaagctctGCAAAATTTGGGCCTGACCAAACCTTAAAATATCCTATTGCAAGGGTGTGAAGCAATCTCACAATACTAAAATAGATGGAACTTGTTAGTTCAAGGTAAGAAGGGAGGGAGCATACTATTTTCCTTTGCACAAAATTGTAACACAGCATAGGGTCTTCATGTGGAAATAATTTAATCTGATATGTCTTCCACATGTTTGTTCACTATTTGTCACTTTAAGCAAAGTCTTATGGcttgcataataaaatcagagtgcagtggcacctttaagaccaacaaagatttattcagggcgtgagcttttgagtgcaagcactcttcctcagactatggtctttgttggtcttaaaggtgctactggactctgattttattgtgctacttcagaccaacacagttacccttTTGAATTTATGGCTTGCATGTGTATCTAATACAAGCTATATGTAAGGCCTACATTTACCTTCCCACGACATTGGCCTTCATGAAGTATGGTTAGAGAAGCTCTGTTTTTTCTGAAAAAGCAATGAAATCAGGTTACATTTCAAGAGACTAAGGAATGTGTTTGAATTAAAAACAGATTTAATAGATTAtttgttttgatttatatacccccACTCTGCGAATACTCACAcgaaaacaattaaaaaccctattaaaatcaataataaatcCCTAGtaccattaaaacccataaaacggtggcataatccccaatccttccccaaaCTATAATCAACCATCACAGGTACTGGATCACAGAGTGGAATAGCGTTGGCTAGAGGAAGAGCCTAGttgtctcaaccaaagacctgggtgtaaactgcacggggcttttattccaaccccagatcgattcagtccctgccctctacacagaatgcgatttccgtttggattttgggcgatttaaattttccttctgcagcaagaaggattgatccagagtgaccctacctttattgtgcgatatcttagagtgcttttaatgctcaatatttcaagattcggattagagaaagcaggctgttttgaacctagactctcctccatggtaaaggacccgtgattggccacaggtggtcatgtgacagacttgccttaaaggagaggcCCCTAAttcctctcaacttctgttggtcctggatttttcctcccttttctgcctttttcaatcctccccctcccctccaagaaaagaaagaggctccctgcctggctcctctccctccctcttcaagaaaagaaagaaagaggcttggctccccccccaccttctgagcctccctaaccacgtgcagaagactttcctgtttcaatgggggggggagaggaagacccgagttcaaagcgatctgaattcaacaggattgacaatggaataaagaaagtaagtgcagactctgccctgttttacaggccctgtggaattgagacagctccgtcagggccctcagctcttttgggagctcattgcaccaggtcagggccaggaccgaaaatgccctgcccaggttgaggccaggcatgcttctctagtGTCAGGGACCACAAGTAGATTCacacctgcagagtgcagggggcataagcagacaagtgctCCCTCAGATAGgagggcccaagccacagatggccttaaaggttaataccaaaaccttgaatctgatccgggccagaactggcaaccaatacagttGCTTCAGGAcaagctgaatatgggtcctccaagatataCCAGTAAGAACCCTggtagctgcattctgtaccagctgtaattaaCAGGTcaaaggcctgtgtagagtggcctgcttagagtgagttacagaaatttaatctggaggtgaccgttgcatggatcactgtagccagacagtgtgagggcaggtagggtgctagtagcattgcctggcaaagatggtaaaatgccatgcgGGCTACACCTGTGACATAGGCCTACTGCCATTCCCCCATTTGCAAACCATCTGCCTATTAAAATTGTTTATATTAATTGCATTGTAATGTGACCCAACAGCAATGCAATGGTAACTTCCTTTCATGGACGGGTGTAGCAGCTGAGATAGCACCATTTTAATTATTGAGGTGGTTAAGTCAGCGTTGCCCAATGACCGCAAAGAAGCACCCTTTTATCTTCACTCCTCAAGCCGTATTGTCAACAAAATCTCATGTATTCTTATgtaaaattttcctcttacaatCAACACTGCAATGTACTAACAATATTGAGAACAAAACATAACTTTTTCGTCTCTGTGGTACTAATCTCCATTAGTAGAGAAAATGCAATACAGTAAACAGATTCATGCATTCTGTGTGTGCATGATTTGGGGAGGGTACCTCATGCTAGCAACCACGTTTTCACCTTCTAATTtcatggggtggggatgggggctgGCTGATATGACAAAACCCTCAGCAGCATAAAGGCAAGCGACCCACTATCCTAAGGCAGGGGCATTGAAAGCTGATGAGATGTGGTAAAAAGTGCGTGTGGGGAAGTATGTCATACCCAGACAGCCCCTTTTGACTGTTTTCTATTCTGTTGCTGCTGAATCACATTGTAATGCAATTATTCTTTTTACAAAATTCAGTTTGGGGAAGTGGGAGAAAGGGCAGAAGGCAGTGGGTGGGAGAGTCAAACAGGCATCAGAAACAAACAATGGTGGCATGGTTGGAATCTGAAAGGCAAGTCAGCAGCAGCAAGAACCCATTTAATGATAAATTATGTTTCTAGTACTGTAATTGTGCAGTAACTTTAACCGCATGCGCAACCAATGTTTAAAAGGGGCATGATGGAAGAATGAGAGCAAATGCAGAACTCGCATGCAGTGAGTTCTGTCAGGCTCAAACTGAGTAGagtgctgggagggggcagaaatcCTATTGCAGAACGACTGCTGCAAAATCGAAATAAACAAGAGGAATTCAATATGTAGAAATAACAAAGTCTGTCTGTTCTGTTAATTccatctgttcaggaggcaaacagggaggaagtgtgctcaaaggagcaggaagtctttaaagatccaatcaggatactggagaataatatttgaaaaattccaggaagttccaaACCTAACtttgctaaatgcacatctcctctggtgcccccttgcgggatattcttcatatgctgctcaatcatgcacactgcagatcttgattatgccaactagggttgtgcatggcggcgTCCGAATAGGCCGCTCTGGGCCGACTCAGCCAGCGCCTcattgcagggggggagggagggtgcgcgGCTACAGATTTGGACACCACCGTGCACAGCCCTAAAGCCGACATGAACATTGATTAAATGTCTTTATTGATTTTGTTGGTTTAAAGCTGCCTTTAGATGAGCCATCTCTGTCCATAGAAAGCATCACAAAATATAATCAAACCTCTTTTATATATTcattaaaataaattctgttgcCTGTTTCCAGCAAAAGCTCCGACACATCGTTTAAAGCATTTTCATACATTACTTGAAATCTACTCACCTCCAGGCAccacaaaaaatacaatgggtgtaGTAGGTCACACCATCACTACCACAGATAGGATCGTATGAACGTGGGCAACTAACAGGCTGGCCCTTCTTTGGCGCGGGATATTTGCTGCATAAGGCCTGCCCAAAAAAGATAGGAAAATGTCCAAATCCATTAAGCATTTTCATTCCTATATTAAGCACAAAACATATCCACATTgatcatccttaacactattttgctcccttatatttgggaggagactgtctggggccctgtctgtccaggtccaccctgattggccctccccctccagctcccaccctccctccttgcctgctagaagccttgtggctgtggcctccattgctGCCCATCAGGAGAGTGGCAGCGACAGGGATTGGGGAGCCGCAGGTATgcttctgctgggagggagccgggggggggggcttttggagcctccctgcaggccgcaaagccctgtcgccggagatagggggggctttccactccctgtagCCCGCTTTGTgaggccaccctctcacacccttcTGCCTTCCGCCCCTTTccaagcccatttttaaaatgggctttgataatAGTATTGCATATTGCACTGCATTGCCTTGAGTTGCAAACCACTAAACTATCTTCTGTAAGTCCCATTGTACTGGATAAGGCTGGAATGGAAGGAAGCATTAGGTGGCATGTGGACATGATGAAAGAAGGCTCATTTTCCTAGTCTTACAAAATGGAAATGGCTGGATGTTTTATATGAACCTTTGTTTTCTAATTGTGAATTACATTTTCATTCCATCATCTGGTGACCCAAAAGTCCGCCAGACCACCAACGCTTCTAGGACTGAAATGTAGTGTGGCCCCTTCTTGAAAACAGGATTCCGATCCAATCAGTACATATTCATATGTTACCCTGAATTTAGTAAATACTGCCGGGAACATGCCCTGCTCGTGATGGTAGAATACTAGCCAAAGGTGAGGAAAAAATTCTTTCAACCAAATACCTGAAACTGCAGAACTGATCCTGAGGGAGATGGAAACTGAGAGGGCTGGCAACATGAGGTAATATGAGGTAaaattcccagcccccccccccccccgaccatctCTGTTTTGCATGTATTGAATGTAAACCATTCACCACACAGTGAAAGGCAGAGACAGAGCTCGGTGTCAGCATACTGAGGGCACCTCAATCCAAATCTGTGGATAATCATCatcatgtatttatgtatttattttcagatttctatgctgcccttcccaggaTAGCTTACAACATgctatataataaaacaataattaaaacattttaaaataatcaggttTACATTTAAAAACAGTCAAACCTTCTCTCCAGTGAGGAGGGTGGGAGTAGTAGAGTACCTGCTCTTAACTATTGAGTGGGTGTGCTAATGTTATCCCTTGTGTTTATGCAGGGAGGTCAGCTCAGTGGTATTTATAGACTCAACCTTAGGtacagtggaacagctctgtcttgcagcccttgcagaattgttttaagtCCCACAGGGGCCTGCTCCCACCTGGAAGagcatacatagaatcatagagttggaatggccctccatggtcatctagtccaaccccctgcacaatgcaggacattcacaactgccTTGCcatccacagtgatcccaatttcatgcccaggtgatgccccccaccaaaaatccacCAAGCCAGGAATTGTAGTGCCTCACCTGGGGCATGTCGACCCAGCTAAGGGATCTCCATCTTAACTGGATTGAACTTCAGCCAAATCCACATAAACCAATTCGCCACTGCCCCCCAGGCAACTGGTCAATGCACTTGGGGGTGTAGAAGGATGGCTGACCATTACCAGATACTGCTGGGTATcactggcatattgatgacacctaaTCCCACAACTCTGGATTAGCTGGGCAAGGGGGGCATGTAGATGTTAAGCAACATCGGGGAGAGGATTGCTCCCTGCAGAACCTTGCAGGTTAGGGCATACCACTGTCTGTAGACTAACATCACCCATGGGGGAAAATACAAATCCTAAAAAGTGCCAGAAATAGAGCTAAAATGCACAGCAGCATCCTCTGAAGATatcaatccacccccccccccgccaagaatTTTGTTAGTGGTGGTTGGGTAGGGCTAGGGAAGATGCTATTTTAACCTTAGCATGATTTCTTTTTTCATGCAGCCCAGGGTGCCCCTTCTAGATATTTTATTCTGAAAGTCCTTTTGCTATTTTTGTACATGTTTATTGATTATTTCCAAGTTCAGAGAACATCTCTGTGGCTCATAACTAACTGTAAAGTATAGATTTACCTCCTCTATGCATTTATCTGCATACCGTATTGTTAAAGTGCCTCCACTCTTCCTGAAAAATAATGTAGTAGGTTAGACTTCAAGTGAGCAAAGAACATGGCTGAAAATTCAGTTTAGACAGGCACATTCATTGTAACATTCAAAGAAACATCAATGAAGTACTTTCATTAAACTGCTCCAATATGAGCCACTGTTGTCCTTGCAAATTATCACAAAATCAatcaatatttcatttttaaaaagtgctttgttTCTACCAATACCTTGTTAAAAGCATTTCCATACCTTAGTTAACTGCTACTTACTCACCGTCTGGCTATACAGAACAAACATGGGTTGTCATATGTGTGTCCATCACTAGCACAGATAGGTTCGTATATCTGTGGGCAATAAACTGGCTCGCCCTTCTTTGTTCGAGGATATTCACTGCATATAACCTGCCAAAGAAATGGTGGAGCATTCATTTAGCATCTGAGTATTCATTTAGCATCTGACAATAAAATGTTTGTTCCACTATTTGGTCATCCGAAAATCCCCAAGACCACCAACAATTATATGGCTAGAATGCAACTCAGACCCTCCTTGAAAGCAGGATTCCATTTGAACCAATGTTCAGGCAGCACAGTGTTACTCAGAATCCCATTGCCAAAGCATGCCCTGCATGGCACAGTAACAAATCTAATACAAAAAAATTACCCAGTACTTGCAAAGCTACAGGGCTGATAGGGGTGCAAATCTATCCAATATGAGCTGACAGTGTTCTGAGCACCTCTGCCTCATCAAGTTCATCAAGAGGGCCCCACCCCACCCGGAGCATTGTCGGGCCTTCTCCCTCACCCCGGAGCTGTTTcaggccttctcccagccgcaggaGCAGCCTGGCCGCGTCAGTGACGCGGCCAGGCCGCTCcagtggccaggagaaggcggagcGGCCCCTCCACCACGGATCATGTCtgtggcttctcccggccgcaggagcggcctcgccgcatctACCACGCGATGAGGCCACTCCTGCGGCCGAGAGAAGCAGGAGAAGGAGCACCCCAGGCCGGAGGACCCACCGCATGGGCTGCCagggctgcttggccctggatggacactcggaaggcccaatcaggagctgcttcgcggctcctgattgggccctccgagtttttatcccggacagggcccaccctaactcctcccagacagttcttagccttttatttaatccgctcagcaggagcggtttaaagatgtccCCCATAGCAATGTCCCCCATAGCAATTACTAGACTTACATCTTCTTTACATATGCCTTTATACAGTATCGTTAGACTGCCTCCATATTTCCTGAAAAAGAAATGGGATAAAGTCAGATGTCAAGCAACTATGGAACATGGCTGAAATTTCAATTTATACTGATGGGGATATCCATTGTAAAACCTGAAGTacctttatttttgttgtttttaatctgagTCACTGTTGGCCTTGCAAATTCAAACAAAATGTAATCAATCCAGtcttaatttaaaaacatatattttgaTAGCTTGTTAAAAGGGTTTTTGTACCTTAGGCAACTGCATCCTACTCACCAGTTGGCAGCACAAAAATGACACTTGCTATTGTACGTCTGGCCATCACTACCACAGACAGGATCCTTCTCCCCCTGGCAGGTAAGAGACCCACCCTTCTTTGGCACAGGAAATCCGTGACATACCTCCTGACAAAGAAATGCCAAATACAAGTAACACCTAACAATTAGGTGATTGCTTATTAATAAATATTTCAATTTGAGCTGCACTATGCTGAGGCACCAGCCAACGAACTCCAATGCTGTAGAACTGCCCTGATCTAGATAAGAATGCAATGGTCGGTTATAGATGTAGCAAAAGAGGTCTCATCACCCTTATCTTACAGAATGCAGAATGAACTGGAAGTTTTTATATGAGCATTTCCCCCTAATTTAGACATTACATTTTCTCACCATATTTTCACCCCAAAGTCACCAAGACTACCAACAACTGTACGAGTAGAGTGTTGATGCAGCATCTTCTTAAGTTTCTTTAAGCTACAGACTTCAGCCTATTGATTCCTGAGAAATTCAAATGT
Proteins encoded:
- the LOC143832547 gene encoding double-headed protease inhibitor, submandibular gland-like, encoding MKIIAAFVILSLTTCFFCSDGEKLNWQEVCHGFPVPKKGGSLTCQGEKDPVCGSDGQTYNSKCHFCAANWKYGGSLTILYKGICKEDVICSEYPRTKKGEPVYCPQIYEPICASDGHTYDNPCLFCIARRKSGGTLTIRYADKCIEEALCSKYPAPKKGQPVSCPRSYDPICGSDGVTYYTHCIFCGAWRKNRASLTILHEGQCRGKGKY